In Chlorocebus sabaeus isolate Y175 chromosome 11, mChlSab1.0.hap1, whole genome shotgun sequence, one DNA window encodes the following:
- the LOC119620617 gene encoding programmed cell death protein 2-like, translating into MAAARAGSVELAFAESALRRSEQFPSKVYEPLAGHADSFHRGIFRFCCRKPLCYASLRVSRNQLPRKNDFYSYEPPSENPPPETGESVYLQLKSGAHLCRVCGCLGPKTCSRCHKAYYCGEEHQTLDRRLGHKQACAQADHLNLTTPDQNFLLPEFEIVIETEDEIMPEVVEKEDYSEIIGSVVKQVQDFIH; encoded by the exons ATGGCTGCCGCCCGGGCGGGATCTGTGGAGCTGGCCTTCGCTGAGTCGGCGCTGCGGCGCAGCGAGCAGTTCCCCAGCA AGGTGTATGAGCCCCTGGCAGGCCACGCCGACTCCTTCCACCGCGGCATCTTCCGCTTCTGCTGCCGCAAGCCGCTGTGCTATGCCAGCCTACGAGTTTCTAGGAATCAGCTACCcaggaaaaatgatttttattcatATGAGCCACCTTCTGAGAATCCTCCCCCAGAAACAGGAGAATCGGTGTATCTCCAACTTAAGTCTGGTGCTCATCTCTGCAGGGTTTGTGGCTGTTTAGGCCCCAAAACTTGCTCTAGATGCCACAAAGCGTATTACTGCGGCGAGGAGCATCAGACCCTAGACCGGAGATTGGGACATAAGCAGGCTTGTGCACAAGCAGATCATCTGAACCTCACAACTCCAGACCAAAACTTCCTTTTGCCAGAATTTGAAATTGTAATAGAAACAGAAGATGAGATTATGCCTGAGGTTGTGGAAAAGGAAGATTATTCAGAGATTATAGGGAGCGTGGTTAAGCAGGTCCAGGACTTCATTCATTAA